One Sagittula stellata E-37 genomic window, GCCATTGCCCGCGCACCTCGTAGCCGCCGTCGACTGTCTTGGCTGTCTGCGGCGGGAACATCGCACCGGCAAAGACCGTGTCGGGATTGGTCCGGAAGATCTTGGTATAGGTCTCGACCGGCAGGGTCGCGAGATACGTGGCCGAGACGCCGAAGCTGGCCACCCAGCCCGCCGAGGCATCGGCGGCCGAGATGTCCTCGATCAGGCGGCAGAAGGCGGATGGCGACATGTCGCTGCCGCCGAACCGTTCCGGGACGAAGGCACGGTAGACGCCAAGCGCCTTGAACTGGTTCACCACGTCCTGGGGGATATGGCGCAGCGACTGGAACTCCGTCGCGCGGGCACGGATGCTGTCGAGCACCGCGTCCTTGGTTTCGGGCTTTTGAGCCACGGGGGCTTGGGCGTTCATGCGAACTCCTCCTTTCGGAACATGGGGCAGGTGTCGGCCATCCATTCGGCAACCGCGCAAAGCTGCGCATCGGCGCCCTTTCGGCCGACGATCTGAAGACCCAGCGGCAGCTCCCCGAGAACGGGAAGCACAATCGCCGGATGGCCGGTCAGGTTGAACGGCCGCAGGAAGCGGGTCAGCGGCAGGACCTTTGCGGGATCCGTGGCCTCGTCCAGCGTCGGGGGCACGGTCGGCATTGCAGGGGTGATCAGCACGTCAACCGAGGCCAGCGCCGCGTCCACCTCAGCTGTGAACCGGGTCCGGACGTCTTCGGCTTGCTCAAGCCGGTCAGGCGTGATCGCCCCAGCGGCGGACAGCCGTGCGCGCACGTCATCGCCAAGCCGCGGGTCGTCCAGCAAGGCGTGGCAGGCTCTGTAAGTCTCTGCGCCGATCACCGTCATGGCCGCGTCGAAGGCCTCTTCCATGCCGGGAAGCTGGACGTATCCGGCCTCTGGCAAGCCTTCCATCAGGCCGTAGACCAGCGGTTCTCCGATCCGCGGATCGAGGTCGTCGACCCTCACACGCGCCATGCGCGGCGCGGCGGTCAAAGGCTCTGGCGTAAACGTCGGATCGGCGGCCTGCATCGCACGGGTCAGCACCTTGGCGGAGCGGGCTAAGACACCTACGCAGTCCAGCGTGCTTTCTGCCGGATGGCAGCCGTCGCGGCTGATCCGGCCAAAGGTGGGCTTGATCCCGTAGAGGCCACAGCAGATCGCGGGCTGGCGGACCGAGCCGCCGGTATCGGTGCCGACCGCCGCGTCGCAGAGGTCCCCGGCCACGGCAACCGCCGACCCGGAGGACGAGCCACCCGGAATGCGGTCGGGCCAGCGCGGGTTCACCGGCGTCCCGAAGGCCGCGTTCACCCCGGTCATACCGTAGGCGAGCTCGTGCATCTTGGCCTTGCCCACGACATGGGCACCGGACGCAAGCAAATCTTCGACAACCTTCGCATGGGCCTTCGCCGGGGCGCCGTCGGCCAGCGCGGCAGAGCCCGAGGCCGTGACATGCCCGGCGATGTCGATGCAGTCCTTCACCGCGACCGCCAGACCGTCAGCGGTCCCGAGGTCGAGGTTTGAAACGAATGCAGAATATCGGTCCGTCGAGACGGTCATTGCGCTTTCCCTGTGGTTCTGGTGCCCGTCTTTGGTCGCGGGATTTACAGTAAAATTACCGCGTCATTGATCTCAGTCAAGAAAATTCATGTGAATTTT contains:
- a CDS encoding amidase; protein product: MTVSTDRYSAFVSNLDLGTADGLAVAVKDCIDIAGHVTASGSAALADGAPAKAHAKVVEDLLASGAHVVGKAKMHELAYGMTGVNAAFGTPVNPRWPDRIPGGSSSGSAVAVAGDLCDAAVGTDTGGSVRQPAICCGLYGIKPTFGRISRDGCHPAESTLDCVGVLARSAKVLTRAMQAADPTFTPEPLTAAPRMARVRVDDLDPRIGEPLVYGLMEGLPEAGYVQLPGMEEAFDAAMTVIGAETYRACHALLDDPRLGDDVRARLSAAGAITPDRLEQAEDVRTRFTAEVDAALASVDVLITPAMPTVPPTLDEATDPAKVLPLTRFLRPFNLTGHPAIVLPVLGELPLGLQIVGRKGADAQLCAVAEWMADTCPMFRKEEFA